In the genome of Myxococcus stipitatus, one region contains:
- a CDS encoding non-ribosomal peptide synthetase/type I polyketide synthase: protein MADQEQTGSGNDIAIIGMAGRFPGAANVRELWRNLLDGVESISRLSPHELEPSPLVPETLWRHPDFVPVAGVLDGGDAFDAGFFDVSPREALWMDPQQRVFLECAWAALEDAAYEPTRYSGKISLYAGAGPSLHTQSMLGQGQLDPASLYEVMGTSGENLATKASFKLRLRGESLAVYTACSTGLVAVHMACQSLLLRQSDIALAGAVRVSLPQRSGYLFQEGMILSPDGHCRAFDAKAAGTVPGNGVAAVVLKPLEDALRDGDHVYAVIRGSALNNDGGAKVGYTAPSVEGQADVIGEALAYAGLSADDIGYVEAHGTGTALGDPIEVAALSRAFRRDTERKGFCGLGSVKTNLGHLDTAAGLVGLIKAALVLAEEEVPPTLHFTAPNPSIDFANSPFTVIAERKAWPRGEVPRRAGVSSFGIGGTNAHAVLEEAPRAAASVESARPSQLVTLSARTAPALAQAARELADWCESARGKVPLADVAFTRNVGRGAFEHRLSVVAKDSAELVAKLRAPGTVRVLEDVAVARERRVAFLLPGQGAQSLGMGRELYRAEPLFRETVDACLRELGPSLEKSLRDVLFPAPEAETSARDALGDPRIALPALFCVEYALARLWESWGLRPQALLGHSFGEYTAACLAGVLPWEDALTLAVARGRLMATLPPGRMTAVGCAEEVVRPLLTGGLALAAVNGPERCVVSGPSDEVEALERELMARGVGVLRLPAGHAFHSAAVEPLMEELSRVVSKLRLSAPRVPYVSSVTGTWIRPEEAMDPAYWARQMRAPVRFGDGLETLKAAGIAVFLEVGPDQALTALARLGLRGHAGRAVASLPRAGSKASEHAALMEALGAVWEAGLEPDWKLFYAHERRRRVPLPTYPFQRQRFAVEAPRVLTAPQPVAAPDVEVTRAPPRAEAVVPENKAGPRTDVERGVLAIWRERLGRSDFGIHDNFLELGGNSLMAAQMLTRLREAFPVQLPLSDLFEAPTVAGVSARITARMGTEGAEGKGAVMRPLVRREHHGAPPLSVVQERVCALEEAQPGNPALNMSATLRLTGTLDVDALRRSLEAVARRHEALRTTYPRVDGRTVARVSSEARVPWEVDELEHLTPSVREAEWRKRVYEEMSRPFDLAEGPVVRARLLRLDAREHLLVVVVHHVVCDTWSLVVLSGELGTFYGAFVKNEAAVLPELRVQYSDFAAWQREALASGAFSAQQEAWRERLVGLPGPLDLPVDLPLGTGPALGGVRRNVGFSESLTGAVHALARREGVTAFMVLLASWKALLARWAGRDDIVVGTPIGNRTRPELEPLIGYVAHAVPLRTDLSGDPTFRELISRVRDVTLEAYSHPDVPYEHLIREVEPSRNPGRERVFDTLFVLHPRFDANLELPGLRLGLVEVEDGPVQFGSVLSPMSVSMGEDAGGFSGTLDYAVERFAPETIERLVKHWTTLLASAVENPEQQLSMLPVEPEVSGRSAPRSVSPTPSPVPVLLEARASLAPEAVALSREGQGDVTWRELRAEVARLASVLRAKGVGPEVLVALCLEPSVERVVALWAVLEAGGAYVLLSPPQLRELATLAPKGGAPPLLLTHERLRTGVALDPARVVHVQVPAKHDGSRGLEVDPGHLAAVSPETMVCLETLVGPTGERLRAVQTVATVDALFRRLDADSGTVGGTWLSAEDASSRGTGLEVLWALSRGLRVALPSDRARLTLLSSGPGGARKGPDFSLSFFANDEDSLGGRKYRLLLEAAKYADAQGFSAMWTPERHFHSFGGLYPRPAVVGAGVATVTERLGIRAGSVVLPLHDPVLVAEEWSVLDNLSNGRVGVSFASGWHANDFVFAPDRYARRKEVMFRGIEEVRTLWRGGSVLRRNGTGDEVEVFLRPRPVQKELPFWLTAAGSPDTFRMAGELGAYVLTNLMGQNLEDLASKVVLYREAWRQHGHAGRGHVSLMLHAYLGEDVAEVRRRVRKPLLDYFRSSVDIFQAFVSSLGLKGDLRTLTPADVEALLEHGLNRYVEDGGLFGTPDTCAPVVERVRSLDVDEVACLVDFGVEVEATLEGLQHLDVLRRRYAPMRSSPVPTLVEGPGPEASLLSWVQESGATHLHLTGALARALSELPGAAEGLRSVRRVWLEDVKEDLADTLSRTLPMEVSRREPRFGPGAWARAGEAPRDSGDTSTWAVVDTRGRVLPPGMVGTLAMLGDLAPKRLWNAPETPSLRPLSVNGFALGHRARRRLDGTLELLAPLPVPSRRPAPPRVATPSSAQPRREGPPPIPTVSRERPLPLSFAQQRLWYLDRLEPGNVAYNNSVMLVLSGVLDTGALERALDEVVRRHEAFRTTFSMTDAGAVQHISAPRAQPLQVSALEEHGGVTVEAWARGEARKPFDLETGPLLRTPLLRLREDEHVLLIVMHHIVSDGWSSGVMFHELATLYAAFRQGQPSPLPPLQVQYADYAAWQIEWMRGPELAAEQAWWSDVLAEVPVLRLPTDRPRPAVQTYPGARSDVVVSRPLADALVSLGRTVGATPFMVMMAAWQVLLQAYSGQDDFAVGTPVAGRNRPETEPLIGCFINSIALRADLSGDPTVTELIGRVKQAALGGFAHQEVPFEKLVDALHVARDLSHTPMFQTMLVFHNTPPIELSMAGLRLSSRVVHTGATKLDLTLELVESKDGLTGGIEYNTDLFDASTITRLTGHLVRLLEWVVAHPEQRLSQLSLMSPDERQRLLTEWAAAPEGGVDEAETVTSCFAARAVTMPDAVAVDDGTLRRTYREVEVLAARLAGRLGGLGVRTDAVVALALARPADLVAGLLGVMRAGAAAVVLDLEHPSERISGLLEDTKAVAVVTTDAWSERVAARDGLSIVTLESLPANDSVLAPMPAPHHAACIVYTSGSTGKPRGVVLEHRQLVSATRARRAVYGSPGVVLSLAPFTFDASLAGMLWSLFDGGRLRYPDVEEREDPRKLAELVAKEGVTHLISVPALYAQVLAAAPAGGLTGLRAVSVGGEACSLELARAHHEALPGVALFNEYGPTETTIWSTTHAVQKEEQGSVPIGRGVPGARVYVLDGRRALALPGAPGELYVGGRGVARGYLGQPKLTAERFLADPFDTRPGARMYRTGDLVRWRGDGTLEFLGRADTQVKVRGFRIEPGEVEAALLAHPDVREAAVVAREDGGGPKRLVAYVVAAKPGDAEVLPPGVLKAWLQSRLAPYMVPSAYVLLPALPRTRHGKVDTRLLPAPESQAAKTSETAVAPRTEVEEQLAALWKEVLRVERVGIHDDFFELGGDSILGLQIVTRARAVGIELSPKQLFQNPTVARLASVAGTRLAVQAEQGPVVGPVVLTPIQRWFFELGLEAPDHWNMSLMFEVRTSLDAALLERALAHVVEHHDALRLRFARIGDTWHQTSEAPGARVALEYADLSEWVSPEEKRSALAARVQAHQQSLSLGGPLIRGLLLELGAGQSPRLLLSVHHLAVDAVSWRILLEDLAAAYARLSEGAPVSLPPKTTSFQAWARGLDSLARTEKLRAEQAWWLERPWKEAARLPRDFPDGINTEATARALTVTLSAEQTKALLQEVPKAWHTQAQDPLLTALAQALAAWTGRTAALVDVEGHGREEVLSGVDVSRTVGWFTRFFPALLDLRGASSPGEALRGVKELLRAVPSRGMGWGLLRYGNADSPLAALPQAEVGFNHLGQLEGFVGAGGPFALAPESEGVRQRATSARRPYLLDVTSVVRDGRLEVVWTFSEAVHRRETVARLAEDFLARLVVLVEASRAPDAGGHSPSDFPLAKVKQSQLDKLAARFGKKTR, encoded by the coding sequence ATGGCTGACCAGGAACAGACCGGCAGTGGCAACGACATCGCGATCATCGGCATGGCGGGTCGCTTCCCGGGTGCCGCGAACGTCCGCGAGCTCTGGCGCAACCTGCTCGACGGCGTGGAGTCCATCTCCCGCTTGTCGCCTCATGAACTGGAGCCTTCTCCGCTCGTGCCGGAGACGCTGTGGCGTCATCCGGACTTCGTGCCCGTGGCGGGTGTGCTGGACGGAGGAGACGCATTCGACGCGGGCTTCTTCGATGTGTCTCCGCGCGAGGCGCTGTGGATGGACCCGCAGCAGCGCGTGTTCCTGGAGTGCGCCTGGGCCGCGCTCGAGGACGCGGCCTACGAACCGACGCGCTACAGCGGGAAGATCTCCCTGTACGCGGGCGCGGGGCCCTCGCTGCACACGCAGAGCATGTTGGGGCAGGGGCAGCTGGATCCCGCATCGCTGTACGAGGTGATGGGGACGTCGGGCGAGAACCTGGCGACGAAGGCGTCCTTCAAGCTGCGCCTGCGAGGAGAGAGCCTCGCCGTGTACACGGCCTGCTCGACGGGACTGGTGGCCGTGCACATGGCGTGTCAGAGCCTGTTGCTGCGCCAGTCCGACATCGCGCTCGCGGGGGCGGTGCGTGTCTCGCTGCCGCAGCGCTCGGGCTACCTGTTCCAGGAGGGGATGATTCTCTCTCCGGATGGACACTGCCGGGCCTTCGACGCGAAGGCCGCGGGCACGGTGCCTGGCAATGGTGTCGCGGCGGTGGTGCTCAAGCCGCTGGAGGACGCGCTCCGGGATGGGGACCACGTCTACGCCGTCATTCGTGGCTCCGCGCTCAACAACGATGGCGGCGCGAAGGTGGGCTACACCGCGCCGAGCGTCGAGGGCCAGGCGGACGTCATCGGCGAGGCGCTCGCGTACGCGGGGCTGAGCGCGGACGACATCGGCTACGTCGAGGCACACGGCACGGGCACGGCGCTGGGAGACCCCATCGAGGTCGCGGCGTTGTCGCGCGCCTTTCGCCGGGACACGGAGCGCAAGGGCTTCTGCGGACTGGGCTCGGTGAAGACGAACCTGGGCCACCTCGACACGGCCGCGGGCCTGGTGGGGCTCATCAAGGCGGCGTTGGTGCTCGCTGAAGAAGAGGTGCCGCCCACGCTCCACTTCACGGCGCCGAACCCGTCCATCGACTTCGCGAACAGTCCCTTCACGGTCATCGCCGAGAGGAAGGCCTGGCCTCGGGGCGAGGTGCCTCGGCGCGCGGGTGTCAGCTCGTTCGGGATTGGTGGCACCAACGCGCACGCGGTGCTGGAGGAGGCTCCGCGCGCGGCAGCCTCGGTGGAGAGTGCTCGGCCTTCGCAGCTCGTCACGCTGTCGGCGCGCACGGCTCCGGCACTTGCCCAGGCGGCGAGGGAGCTGGCGGACTGGTGCGAGTCGGCGCGAGGGAAGGTGCCTCTGGCGGACGTGGCCTTCACCCGCAACGTGGGGCGTGGCGCCTTCGAGCATCGGTTGTCCGTGGTGGCGAAGGACTCCGCGGAGCTGGTGGCGAAGCTGCGTGCACCGGGCACGGTGCGTGTCCTGGAAGACGTGGCCGTGGCGCGAGAGCGTCGCGTGGCCTTCCTGCTGCCGGGGCAGGGTGCGCAGTCGCTGGGGATGGGCCGGGAGCTCTATCGCGCGGAGCCCTTGTTCCGCGAGACCGTGGATGCGTGCCTCCGCGAGCTGGGGCCCTCCCTCGAGAAGTCGCTGCGAGACGTGCTGTTTCCCGCGCCCGAGGCCGAGACGTCGGCGCGGGATGCACTGGGCGATCCGCGCATCGCGCTGCCCGCGTTGTTCTGCGTGGAGTACGCGCTGGCGCGGCTCTGGGAGTCATGGGGACTCCGGCCGCAGGCGTTGTTGGGCCACAGCTTCGGTGAGTACACGGCGGCCTGCCTCGCGGGAGTCCTTCCGTGGGAAGACGCGCTGACGTTGGCGGTGGCGCGTGGCCGCTTGATGGCGACGTTGCCCCCGGGCCGCATGACGGCTGTCGGATGCGCCGAGGAGGTCGTGCGTCCGTTGCTCACGGGAGGACTGGCACTCGCGGCGGTGAACGGGCCAGAGCGGTGCGTGGTGTCGGGCCCTTCGGACGAGGTCGAGGCCCTGGAGCGAGAGCTGATGGCGCGAGGTGTCGGCGTGCTGCGGCTGCCCGCGGGACATGCCTTCCACTCGGCGGCGGTGGAGCCGTTGATGGAGGAGCTGTCGCGAGTCGTGTCGAAGCTGAGGCTCTCGGCGCCTCGCGTGCCGTATGTCTCCAGCGTCACGGGCACGTGGATTCGCCCCGAGGAGGCGATGGACCCGGCGTATTGGGCGCGGCAGATGCGGGCGCCGGTGCGCTTCGGGGACGGGCTGGAGACCTTGAAGGCCGCGGGCATCGCGGTGTTCCTCGAGGTGGGACCGGACCAGGCGCTCACGGCCCTGGCTCGACTGGGCCTGCGCGGCCATGCGGGGCGCGCGGTGGCTTCGCTGCCACGGGCGGGCTCGAAGGCGAGCGAGCACGCGGCGCTGATGGAGGCGCTGGGCGCGGTGTGGGAAGCCGGCCTCGAGCCGGACTGGAAGCTGTTCTACGCGCACGAGCGCCGTCGCCGGGTGCCGTTGCCCACGTACCCCTTCCAGCGTCAGCGCTTCGCGGTGGAGGCACCGCGAGTGCTCACCGCGCCGCAGCCCGTGGCTGCTCCGGATGTCGAGGTGACGCGAGCTCCACCGCGAGCAGAGGCCGTGGTCCCCGAGAACAAGGCGGGCCCTCGGACCGATGTGGAGCGCGGGGTGCTCGCCATCTGGCGCGAGCGACTGGGGCGCTCGGACTTCGGCATCCACGACAACTTCCTGGAGCTGGGCGGCAACTCGCTGATGGCGGCGCAGATGCTCACGCGTCTGCGGGAAGCCTTCCCCGTGCAGCTTCCGCTGAGCGACTTGTTCGAGGCGCCCACCGTCGCGGGAGTGTCCGCGCGCATCACCGCGCGGATGGGGACGGAAGGCGCGGAGGGGAAGGGGGCCGTGATGCGCCCCCTGGTGCGTCGGGAGCATCACGGTGCACCTCCGCTGTCCGTGGTGCAGGAGCGGGTCTGCGCGCTGGAGGAGGCACAGCCCGGCAACCCCGCGCTCAACATGTCCGCGACCCTTCGCCTCACGGGCACGCTCGACGTGGACGCGCTGCGGAGGAGCCTGGAGGCGGTGGCCCGCAGGCATGAAGCCCTGCGGACGACGTACCCGCGTGTCGATGGGAGGACGGTGGCGCGAGTCTCCTCCGAGGCGCGTGTGCCGTGGGAGGTGGATGAACTGGAGCACCTCACGCCGTCGGTGCGGGAGGCGGAGTGGCGCAAGCGTGTCTACGAGGAGATGTCCCGACCCTTCGACCTCGCCGAGGGCCCGGTGGTCCGAGCCCGGCTGCTCCGGCTGGACGCGCGAGAGCACCTCCTGGTCGTCGTGGTCCACCATGTGGTGTGTGACACGTGGTCGCTCGTTGTCCTGAGCGGAGAGCTGGGCACCTTCTACGGCGCGTTCGTGAAGAACGAGGCGGCGGTGCTCCCCGAGCTGCGGGTCCAGTACAGCGACTTCGCCGCATGGCAGCGCGAAGCCCTGGCGTCGGGCGCCTTCTCCGCGCAGCAGGAGGCGTGGCGGGAGCGGCTGGTGGGCCTGCCTGGGCCTCTGGACCTGCCCGTGGACCTGCCCCTCGGGACGGGGCCCGCGCTGGGCGGGGTGCGCAGGAACGTGGGCTTCTCCGAGTCCCTCACTGGCGCGGTCCATGCGCTGGCGCGCCGCGAGGGTGTGACGGCCTTCATGGTGTTGCTCGCGTCGTGGAAGGCGCTGCTGGCGCGCTGGGCTGGACGCGATGACATCGTGGTGGGGACACCCATCGGCAATCGAACGCGGCCGGAGCTCGAGCCGCTGATCGGCTATGTCGCGCACGCGGTGCCGCTGCGCACGGACCTGTCCGGCGACCCGACGTTCCGTGAGCTGATCTCCCGGGTACGGGACGTGACGTTGGAGGCGTACTCGCATCCCGATGTGCCGTACGAGCACCTCATCCGGGAGGTGGAGCCCTCCAGGAACCCGGGGCGGGAGCGCGTGTTCGACACGCTCTTCGTCCTGCATCCGCGCTTCGACGCGAACCTGGAGCTGCCCGGTCTGCGGCTGGGACTGGTCGAGGTCGAGGACGGGCCCGTGCAGTTCGGCTCGGTCCTGTCGCCCATGTCCGTGTCGATGGGAGAGGACGCCGGAGGCTTCTCGGGCACGCTCGACTACGCGGTGGAGCGCTTCGCCCCGGAGACCATCGAGCGCCTGGTGAAGCACTGGACGACGCTGCTCGCGTCCGCCGTGGAGAACCCCGAGCAGCAGCTCTCCATGCTTCCCGTGGAGCCAGAGGTGTCAGGCCGCTCCGCCCCGCGAAGCGTCTCCCCGACGCCGAGTCCGGTGCCCGTGCTGCTGGAGGCTCGGGCTTCGCTCGCACCCGAGGCCGTGGCGCTGTCTCGAGAGGGCCAAGGTGACGTGACGTGGCGCGAGCTTCGCGCCGAGGTGGCGCGGCTGGCGTCCGTGCTGCGTGCGAAGGGGGTGGGCCCGGAGGTGCTGGTGGCCCTCTGCCTGGAGCCGTCGGTGGAGCGGGTGGTGGCGCTCTGGGCGGTGCTGGAGGCGGGCGGCGCCTACGTGTTGCTGTCGCCGCCACAGCTTCGGGAGCTGGCCACGCTCGCGCCCAAGGGCGGAGCGCCGCCGCTGTTGCTGACGCACGAGCGACTGCGGACCGGTGTGGCGTTGGACCCCGCGCGTGTCGTGCATGTCCAGGTGCCCGCGAAGCATGACGGCTCGCGAGGCCTGGAGGTGGACCCGGGCCATCTCGCGGCCGTGTCGCCGGAGACGATGGTCTGCCTGGAGACGCTCGTGGGGCCCACGGGCGAGCGGCTGCGCGCCGTGCAGACCGTGGCGACGGTGGACGCGCTGTTCCGGCGCCTGGACGCGGACAGCGGGACGGTGGGGGGCACCTGGCTCTCGGCGGAGGACGCGAGCTCGCGGGGGACGGGGCTGGAGGTGTTGTGGGCGCTGTCTCGTGGGCTGCGAGTGGCGCTGCCCTCTGATCGGGCACGGCTGACGCTGCTGTCGTCGGGTCCTGGAGGTGCGCGAAAGGGGCCCGATTTCAGCCTGTCCTTCTTCGCCAACGACGAGGACTCGCTGGGAGGCCGCAAGTATCGGCTGCTGCTGGAGGCGGCGAAGTATGCCGACGCACAGGGCTTCTCCGCGATGTGGACCCCCGAGCGCCACTTCCACTCCTTCGGCGGCCTGTACCCGAGGCCGGCGGTGGTGGGCGCGGGTGTGGCCACGGTGACGGAGCGGCTGGGGATTCGCGCGGGCAGCGTGGTGTTGCCGCTGCATGACCCGGTCCTGGTCGCCGAGGAGTGGTCGGTGTTGGACAACCTCTCCAACGGCCGCGTGGGGGTGTCGTTCGCATCGGGCTGGCACGCGAATGACTTCGTCTTCGCACCGGACCGCTACGCGCGGCGCAAGGAGGTCATGTTCCGAGGCATCGAGGAGGTGCGCACGCTCTGGCGTGGCGGCTCGGTGCTCCGGCGCAACGGGACGGGCGACGAGGTGGAGGTGTTCCTGCGTCCGCGCCCCGTGCAGAAGGAGCTGCCCTTCTGGCTCACGGCGGCGGGGAGCCCGGACACCTTCCGCATGGCGGGGGAGCTGGGGGCGTATGTCCTCACCAACCTGATGGGGCAGAACCTGGAGGACCTCGCCTCGAAGGTGGTGCTCTATCGCGAGGCCTGGAGGCAACACGGCCACGCCGGACGTGGACACGTGAGCCTCATGCTCCACGCGTACCTGGGCGAGGACGTGGCCGAGGTCCGCCGCCGCGTGCGAAAGCCGCTGCTCGATTACTTCCGCAGTTCGGTGGATATCTTCCAGGCCTTCGTGTCGAGCCTGGGGTTGAAGGGCGACCTGCGCACGCTGACCCCCGCGGACGTGGAGGCACTGCTCGAGCACGGGCTGAATCGCTACGTGGAGGACGGTGGACTCTTCGGAACGCCCGACACCTGCGCGCCCGTGGTGGAGCGGGTGCGGAGCCTCGATGTCGACGAGGTCGCCTGCCTCGTGGACTTTGGCGTGGAGGTGGAGGCGACGCTGGAAGGGCTCCAGCACCTGGACGTGCTGCGGCGCCGCTATGCGCCGATGCGGTCTTCACCCGTGCCGACGCTCGTGGAGGGGCCCGGCCCGGAGGCGTCGCTGCTGTCCTGGGTCCAGGAGTCGGGTGCGACGCACCTGCACCTGACGGGCGCGCTGGCGCGAGCCCTGTCCGAGCTGCCGGGTGCAGCGGAGGGACTGCGCTCGGTTCGCCGCGTCTGGCTGGAGGATGTGAAGGAAGACCTCGCGGACACGCTGTCTCGGACGCTCCCCATGGAGGTATCGCGCCGGGAGCCGAGGTTCGGACCGGGAGCGTGGGCACGGGCAGGTGAGGCTCCCCGCGACTCCGGCGACACCTCGACGTGGGCGGTGGTGGACACGCGGGGCCGGGTCCTTCCTCCAGGAATGGTGGGGACGCTGGCGATGTTGGGCGACCTCGCGCCGAAGCGGCTGTGGAACGCGCCCGAGACCCCTTCACTCCGGCCCCTCTCCGTCAATGGCTTCGCCTTGGGGCACAGGGCTCGGAGGCGCTTGGATGGAACCCTGGAGCTGCTGGCACCGCTGCCGGTTCCATCGCGTCGTCCCGCGCCGCCTCGGGTCGCGACCCCGTCCAGCGCACAGCCTCGGCGCGAAGGCCCTCCGCCCATTCCGACCGTCTCTCGCGAGCGGCCCTTGCCGCTCTCCTTCGCGCAGCAGCGGCTCTGGTACCTGGACCGGTTGGAGCCGGGCAACGTCGCTTACAACAACTCGGTGATGCTGGTGCTGTCGGGTGTCCTCGACACGGGCGCGCTCGAGCGGGCGCTCGACGAGGTGGTGCGGCGACACGAGGCCTTCCGGACGACGTTCTCGATGACGGACGCGGGAGCGGTGCAGCACATCTCCGCGCCCAGGGCGCAGCCGCTCCAGGTCTCCGCGCTGGAAGAACACGGGGGCGTGACGGTGGAGGCGTGGGCGAGGGGGGAGGCGCGCAAGCCCTTCGACCTCGAGACGGGCCCGTTGCTGCGCACGCCGCTCCTGCGGCTCCGTGAGGACGAGCACGTCCTGCTCATCGTGATGCACCACATCGTCTCGGACGGGTGGTCCTCGGGAGTGATGTTCCACGAGCTGGCCACCCTCTATGCGGCCTTCCGTCAAGGCCAGCCCTCGCCGCTGCCTCCGCTCCAGGTCCAGTACGCGGACTACGCGGCCTGGCAGATCGAGTGGATGCGAGGTCCGGAGCTGGCGGCGGAGCAGGCGTGGTGGAGCGACGTGCTGGCGGAGGTCCCGGTGCTGCGTCTGCCCACGGACCGGCCTCGGCCCGCGGTGCAGACCTATCCGGGGGCCCGGAGCGACGTCGTGGTGTCCCGGCCGCTCGCGGATGCGCTGGTGTCGCTGGGCCGCACGGTGGGGGCCACGCCCTTCATGGTGATGATGGCGGCGTGGCAGGTGCTGCTCCAGGCGTACTCAGGGCAGGACGACTTCGCGGTGGGGACTCCCGTCGCGGGCCGCAATCGCCCGGAGACGGAGCCGCTCATCGGCTGCTTCATCAACTCCATCGCCCTGCGCGCGGACCTGTCGGGCGACCCCACCGTCACGGAGCTCATCGGCCGTGTGAAGCAGGCGGCACTGGGGGGCTTCGCCCACCAGGAGGTGCCCTTCGAGAAGCTCGTGGACGCGCTGCATGTGGCGCGGGACCTGAGCCACACGCCGATGTTCCAGACGATGTTGGTGTTCCACAACACGCCGCCCATCGAGCTGTCCATGGCGGGCCTGCGACTGAGCAGCCGGGTGGTCCACACCGGCGCGACGAAGCTGGACCTGACGCTGGAGCTGGTGGAGTCGAAGGACGGACTGACGGGCGGCATCGAGTACAACACCGACCTCTTCGACGCGAGCACCATCACCCGACTCACGGGGCACCTGGTGCGGCTGTTGGAGTGGGTGGTCGCGCATCCGGAGCAGCGCCTCTCCCAGCTCTCCCTGATGTCACCCGACGAGCGCCAGCGGCTCCTGACGGAGTGGGCGGCGGCTCCCGAGGGAGGAGTGGATGAAGCCGAGACGGTGACGTCGTGCTTCGCGGCGCGCGCGGTGACGATGCCGGACGCGGTGGCGGTGGACGACGGCACGCTCCGGCGGACGTATCGCGAGGTGGAGGTGCTGGCCGCGCGTCTGGCCGGGAGGTTGGGCGGCCTGGGCGTGCGCACGGATGCGGTTGTCGCGCTGGCGCTCGCGAGGCCCGCGGACCTGGTGGCGGGACTCCTGGGCGTGATGCGCGCGGGGGCGGCGGCCGTGGTGCTCGACCTGGAGCATCCGTCGGAGCGGATCTCGGGACTCCTGGAGGACACGAAGGCGGTCGCGGTCGTGACCACGGACGCCTGGTCCGAACGCGTGGCCGCGCGAGACGGGCTGTCCATCGTGACGCTGGAGTCGCTGCCCGCGAACGACAGCGTGCTGGCGCCGATGCCCGCGCCGCATCATGCCGCGTGCATCGTCTACACGTCGGGCTCCACGGGGAAGCCGCGAGGCGTGGTGCTGGAGCATCGCCAGCTGGTCTCGGCGACGAGGGCGCGGCGCGCGGTCTATGGCTCGCCCGGGGTGGTGCTGTCGCTGGCGCCGTTCACCTTCGATGCGTCGTTGGCGGGGATGCTCTGGTCGCTCTTCGATGGGGGCAGGCTGCGCTATCCCGACGTGGAGGAACGCGAGGACCCCAGGAAGCTCGCGGAGCTGGTGGCGAAGGAAGGCGTCACGCACCTCATCTCCGTGCCCGCGCTGTATGCCCAGGTGCTGGCCGCCGCACCCGCGGGAGGACTGACGGGACTTCGCGCGGTGTCGGTGGGAGGCGAGGCCTGCTCGCTGGAGCTGGCGCGCGCGCACCATGAGGCCCTGCCAGGCGTCGCGCTGTTCAACGAGTACGGTCCGACCGAGACCACCATCTGGAGCACGACACACGCGGTCCAGAAGGAAGAGCAGGGCAGTGTGCCCATCGGTCGAGGAGTACCGGGGGCCAGGGTGTACGTGCTGGATGGCCGGCGGGCGCTCGCGCTGCCGGGGGCTCCAGGCGAGCTGTACGTGGGAGGCCGAGGCGTGGCGCGGGGCTACCTGGGCCAGCCGAAGCTCACGGCGGAGCGCTTCCTGGCGGACCCCTTCGACACGCGGCCCGGGGCGAGGATGTATCGCACGGGAGACCTGGTGCGCTGGCGCGGCGACGGGACGCTCGAGTTCCTGGGACGCGCGGACACGCAGGTGAAGGTGCGTGGCTTCCGCATCGAGCCTGGTGAAGTCGAGGCGGCGCTGCTGGCGCATCCCGACGTCCGCGAGGCGGCGGTGGTCGCGCGCGAGGACGGCGGGGGGCCGAAGCGACTGGTGGCGTACGTGGTGGCGGCGAAGCCAGGGGACGCCGAGGTGCTGCCGCCCGGTGTGTTGAAGGCCTGGCTCCAGTCGAGGCTCGCGCCGTACATGGTCCCCTCGGCCTACGTGCTGCTGCCGGCCCTGCCGCGAACGCGCCATGGCAAGGTGGACACGCGCCTGTTGCCTGCGCCGGAGTCTCAGGCGGCGAAGACGTCGGAAACGGCGGTGGCGCCGCGAACGGAGGTGGAGGAGCAGCTCGCCGCGCTGTGGAAGGAAGTCCTCCGCGTGGAGCGTGTGGGCATCCACGATGACTTCTTCGAGCTGGGGGGCGACTCCATCCTCGGCCTCCAGATCGTCACGCGCGCCCGCGCCGTGGGCATCGAGCTGTCCCCGAAGCAGCTCTTCCAGAACCCCACCGTGGCGCGACTGGCCTCGGTGGCGGGCACGCGCCTCGCGGTGCAGGCGGAGCAGGGGCCCGTGGTGGGACCGGTGGTGCTCACGCCCATCCAGCGCTGGTTCTTCGAGCTGGGGTTGGAGGCGCCGGACCACTGGAACATGTCGCTGATGTTCGAGGTGCGTACGTCGCTGGACGCGGCCTTGTTGGAGCGTGCGCTGGCGCACGTGGTGGAGCACCACGACGCGCTCCGGCTGCGCTTCGCACGTATCGGTGACACGTGGCACCAGACCTCCGAGGCCCCCGGTGCACGGGTGGCACTGGAGTACGCGGACCTGTCCGAATGGGTGTCTCCCGAGGAGAAGCGGAGCGCGCTCGCGGCGCGTGTCCAAGCGCATCAGCAGTCCTTGAGTCTGGGCGGGCCGCTGATCCGGGGCCTGCTGCTGGAGCTGGGGGCGGGACAGTCGCCACGGTTGTTGCTGTCGGTCCACCATCTCGCGGTGGATGCGGTGTCATGGCGCATCCTGTTGGAGGACCTGGCGGCGGCGTACGCGCGACTCTCGGAAGGGGCGCCGGTGTCGCTGCCTCCGAAGACGACCTCGTTCCAGGCCTGGGCGCGAGGCTTGGACTCACTGGCACGGACCGAGAAGCTCCGCGCGGAGCAGGCGTGGTGGTTGGAGCGTCCGTGGAAGGAGGCCGCGCGACTGCCTCGAGACTTCCCGGATGGCATCAACACCGAAGCCACGGCGCGCGCCCTCACGGTGACACTGTCCGCGGAGCAAACGAAGGCGCTGCTCCAGGAGGTACCGAAGGCCTGGCACACCCAGGCGCAGGACCCGCTGCTCACGGCCCTGGCGCAAGCGCTGGCGGCCTGGACGGGGCGGACCGCCGCGCTGGTCGACGTGGAGGGACATGGTCGTGAGGAGGTGCTCTCGGGCGTGGACGTGTCCCGCACGGTGGGCTGGTTCACGCGCTTCTTCCCCGCGCTGCTCGACCTCCGAGGCGCGAGCTCGCCCGGTGAGGCGCTGCGTGGTGTGAAGGAGCTGCTGCGCGCGGTGCCTTCGCGAGGCATGGGCTGGGGCCTGCTGCGCTACGGGAACGCGGACAGCCCGCTGGCGGCGCTTCCCCAGGCGGAGGTGGGCTTCAACCACCTGGGCCAGCTGGAGGGGTTCGTCGGCGCGGGCGGACCCTTCGCGCTCGCGCCAGAGAGCGAAGGGGTGCGGCAGCGCGCGACGAGCGCTCGTCGTCCCTACCTCCTGGACGTGACGAGCGTGGTGCGAGACGGCCGGCTGGAGGTGGTGTGGACCTTCAGCGAGGCCGTGCATCGCCGCGAGACGGTGGCGCGTCTGGCGGAGGACTTCCTGGCGCGGCTGGTGGTGTTGGTGGAGGCGTCGCGGGCACCGGATGCGGGGGGACATTCCCCGTCCGACTTCCCGCTCGCGAAGGTGAAGCAGTCGCAGCTCGACAAGCTGGCGGCGCGATTTGGAAAGAAGACGCGATGA